Genomic window (Leptospira koniambonensis):
ACAACGGCGATCTGGCTGCCTTTAGTTCTGTATGAGTAAGGTCTTCGAAAAGGTTTCCCTAATCATCGTTCTTATTTCATTATCAGGTTGCGCTTTCGATAGGAATAGTCAACGAGCAGTTAGATCGGATCAAACAGGGACCAAGGCAGAAGGAACGAATTGTCCGTTCGGAAATCCAATGGTTACGAATTCTAAACGTTACGGAAAGATTCATATCATTCATAGAGAAGGATATACACTCGGACATAGTTCAAAGTATCGAATGGCCATTTGGGTCTGCGAAGAGATTTTATCAAAGGAGCTACTCGGAAAGGCAAAGAGAGGAAATCACTTTAAGCCAGATCCCCTTTTACCAAAAGGAGAACGTGCCGAACTTTTGGATTATAAAAATTCAGGCTACGATAGAGGGCATTTGGCAGCGGCGGACAACTATAGGAATGATCAGAGATTAAATGATGAGAGCTTTTATCTTTCGAATGTTGTTCCACAAAATCATTCTTTTAATGCAGGCATATGGAAGAAGCTCGAAGAGCAAATTCGATCTTGGGTTAAAACATATAACCAGGTTATCGTAATCACCATCCCAGTTTATCTCGATGACAAAAATCAATTTCTAACATTTATCGAAAAGAATAATGATCTTACTGTACCAAACCATTTTTTCAAAATACTGGTCCGCTATGAAAACGGTTTTCCCTTACTATTAGCCTTCTTAGCTGAGCACAAGAAGGTTTCAAAGATATCGTTAGAAGAACTCCTTACAACGGTTGATCTCGCAGAGGAACATACGCAATTAAATTTTCTACCTAATATACCCTATGTAGATGAAAGTTTAGAAGCTAAGGTTGGAGCTTATTGGCCCTAAAGTATATGTGCCGTCTAACTCGTTTTTTACATACTCTTTAACGGTCGTTATAATGCATCACTAAGGTGATTATTCTTTGATTCGCTTTGCTTTCATCATATCAACAATCTGTCAAATCGCCATAAAATGTATAACGTTGAAGTGAAGCATAACTTAAAAAACTTCGAAGAGCAAACGAATGCTAAAAAAATCTTATAATTTTGTGTTTTGACATAATAGTCATGAAAACTTGTGGGTAGTTGACATGGTCTTAAAAATCATGGTCCTGAGTAAGAGTATATTCCCCCTTACCCAAAGCGTAAAAAGTATGAGGAAAAACGTAGATGCTTAATAAACATAAAATTAGAATATTCTTTTTCTCTGTTATTCTCACCTGCTCATTTTCATTTATCGCCTGGAATCCTTTAAGACCATTTCTTAACTATCTTACTTCGGCAATTACTGGTACTGAATCAAGTATTCCGCTTCCTCTTCCCAATATCCAAGTTGGGATAACAGGAAAACCAGCTTTTTCTTTAAATGTGCAAATTCCTCCAGGAGCGGGAGATATCGCTCCTTCAGTCGCAATCAATTATACAACTAGCGCTAATCAATCCATTGTCGGCAGAGGATGGAGCTTAAGTGGCTTTCCTAAAATTTCCAAGAATCCCGGTATGGGAATTCATTTCGGATCTTCCGACGGATATAGTTCCAATATTTTAGGAGACCTTATATCAACAGGAAATGGCGGAGTATATAGAACTAAGATTGAATCGTTTTATAAAGCTACTTTCGACGGAACTTCCTGGGTTCTTCGTGATACTACCGGATCGATGTATGTATATGGCGGAAATAATGCAAATGGTTCTAATTCCATTATTCAAGGAGATTCTGGTCCGGTTGCTTTCTACTTAGATAAGGTGCGTGATATCTTTGGAAATGGATACGATATTACATATTTTGCTGAGACTTTGAATTCGGACGAGCCTCTTCCGAAAGAAATTAAATACTCTCGTGGAAACGCAAGGATCGTTTTCTCGTATTCAGACCGACCTACTGGTTGGAAGGATCAGGTTTTCTTCTTAACAAATAATGCAATTCGTAAGAGAATACTAAGTCAAATTCAGGTATTTGCGAAGGATGAGAGCGGATCCGAACAGCTAGTTGAAACTTACGATTTAGAATATACTACATCGGATGAATATGGCCCTCTGCTTTCTTCTTTCGAAAGAGAGAATTACAAGCCAATTACCTTCAAATACAATGAAAGGACGACGAATAGTACTGTATTAAGTTCGAGTGGAAAGACTTTCGATATTTCGTATAAAGCGATGGATCCCGGCGTTCAATCTAATTGCTCCGAAACGCAAACTGCCTGCCTTTGTTCTGCTAATGCAGCTTGCATGGCTGCTTCTTGGGGATTAGCGGGTGTCGCATGTGCTTCTGGCATTGCGAATTTTCAAGATGTCTGCACGAATGGCGTAACTACTTCTTATGTATCACCTGCAGATACAAATGGAGATGGGGTTCCCGAAATTGTTAGAGTTTCTGGAAGCATAACAAATCAGAAATTTTCAGTAACTCCATTGTCTGATTGGGAAAATACTTCTGACAATTCATTATCGGGTTCGAATACTTTAGTAGGAAGCCATATCGGAATCACCCTCATAGGGAGAATTCTTCCTGGAGATTATAACGCTGATGGTAAAACCGATTTCTTAGTACTCACAAACAATGGAGATCCATTAAAAGTTTATTACGGCCCTAATTTTTCTTCTACGACTTATTCTTCTGTCGTAGCTCAAGGATTAGGTTCAACTTCTAATATACTAAAACAATTTGTCGCAGATGTAAATGGAGATGGAAAGACCGACTATATTCAGGCAGACTCAAATAATAATTTAGTAGTCTATACATCGACTGGATCTGGATTCCAAAAACTCCAAACCTTAGCGATTTCTCCTTTTGGAACAGAATTCCAGCAATTTGTGGATTTTGATAAAAATGGAGTTCCTGATTACGTTCGAATCAATGGAACTACCTCGAAAGACCTACTCGTTACCTTTTTGGATTTTCAGAATGGGGCTTTACAGGTTTTGGAAACTACAAAAGTTTCACGAACAGATTTTGGAAAATCAGGGGATCAATTTGTTAGCGATATAAATGGAGATGGTTACTTAGATTTTGCTTTCTTTACAATGTCAGGAAGCCAAGGAACTATTTCCTATTATCCTTTTACAGGTAGAAACTTTCTGACTAATGGGGCAAGCCCACTGCAGACGATAAACGTAAACAAAGCGTATGCAAAGCAAGTATCGGGATCATCCTCAAATACCACATATGTTAATATCGATCTTTCTGGAGATGGAGTTAAAGACCAAGTTTCATACGATAGTTCCAGCGTTTCTAACTCGTTTTTTAATGTATCAATTTATGATTCCACTCAAGCCAAATATCTCACTGCAATTAAGGTCCCTTGGAATCAGGATGTATCTTCTGATTTGAATGGAGATGGAGTAGTCGATACGATTAGGGCCGATTCTACTACTGAGGAACAAACAGACTCAAATGGAGTTACAAATACTGTATCTATAACAAAATTTAAGGTAACAATTGCGAACGGATCATACCTTGAAGTTCCGATTGATCTGAATTCGTATTCTGTGACTAGCTCAGCTTCCGGTGACTCTACTTCAATGGGATATTTTAATTGGAGAAATCCAAAGGACTTTTCAGATCTTAATATGGATGGAAAGGCGGATTTCATTCGTTATGACGCCTCCACTTCTACTCTCTATGTTTCATATGCTAAGTTAGATTCAAACGGATACATCACGTATTCTGCGAACGGAGACGACAGCTGGTCTACGGGTGGTTACATGATGCCATTAGATGCCAATGGCGATGGAAAGCCAGAAATCCTCGGCATGAATGCGAATAAAGTAAATTTAGTTAATTCCGTTTCCAGTAGCGCTCCAGGAATTTTGACTAAGGCGAGCAGAAATTTTCCGTATGAGTCGAAGGTCGAATTACACTATATTCGCTTTGATCAAAGTTTACCCGGCGGATTACTAACTCAAATCAAGAATGGATCTTATTCATCTTCGGGCGACTTAGAATTAAATATGGAATATCAGCTCTTGAAAAACCATTCTGGAGCAATACAGCCGAATCTATATAATGCATCTTACCCTCAATTTTTACCATTTGTTGCGGCTGATTATTTAGTTACGACTGTCTCGCAAAAAACGGGCGACAATGTCTTAGGAAAAATAAGCTATTCCTTTTCCGTTGCACGTTCTTATTTGAGCGGATTTAGAAATTCTTCATATATTGGTTTTCAAAAGATCATTCAAAAAAATGAAATTTCCAATGAAGTATCCGAGACTCGATACGACCCTAGTTTTATTGAAATGGCAGGTCAGCCTACATATCAATTAAGCTCAAAGAATGGAATTGCACTTTCGGAATCGACTACATCATACAATAAATCCGCCTCATTCCTGGGTGGTGCTTTAGTTTTATCAGGCAATAATACTCAAATAAAATACCAAGCCGGTGAACCTATAAACACAATAGTAACCTCGAATACTTACGATAGCTACGGAAATGAAAGCAGTAAAAGTATAAATATAAATGGTAATACTATAATCGAGACAATCGCATATCAGAATGATTGGAATACGGGCATAATTGGAAAGCCTACTGAGATTCAAATCAAGAATAATGGGGAGCTTATTTCTAATAAGAAGATTAGCTATTCGAATTCTCAAATGACTGAAATTAAGGAATTGGTTTCGGGTAATATTTGGAGAACATCAGGGATCCAATCTTACGATGAATATGGAAATCCAACCGTTGTACAAGAGTCAAATGGAAATATAAATACGGTTGAATACGATCCAATCGTTCACAAATACCCTATAACAATAACGAATTCTCTTGGTCATGTTACTAAGAAAAATTACGATTATACTACCGGTTTTCTTATTTCTGCAACTAATCCGAATGGAGGAATTTCTAAAACGGAATTCGATATTTTGGGGAGAGCAGTTATCGGCTATCTTCCCGGAGAAACAGATTGGTCTGAAAAGGTTGAATATGAAAATACAGGTGATTTGGAAAATCAAATCATTCGGAAAAAATTCCGTAAGTCAACGGGTGAATCTTGGCAAGAAGAGATTTCGAATTCTGTAACTGGAGTCCTTAAGAAAAGAAGCAGCTTAACTGACGGGTTAGTATTAGTCGAAGAATCTTATCTGAATAGAGAAGGACAAACGATCAAAAAAATAGATCCTTATTTAGAAGGGGCGAGTCCCATTTCCTGGACTACTTATAGCTACAATTCTGAAGGAAATTTAACTAAATCAGAAAGGAGCGATGGAAAAGTTACGAACATTGCCTTAGATGGACTTACTAGCACGATACTCATTACAAAGAACGAAACCGAAATTGGAAAGATTGTTGAAGTTAAAGATTCATTAGGAAAGGTAATTTCAAGAACTAATCAAGGTAAAACAATTCAATTTCAATATGGATCCAATGGTAAGCTCTCTCAAATAATGGATCCTGAAAACGGAATAACTTCGATTGAAACAAACCTTGCGGGAAAGCAAACAAAGGTAACAA
Coding sequences:
- a CDS encoding RHS repeat-associated core domain-containing protein; the encoded protein is MLNKHKIRIFFFSVILTCSFSFIAWNPLRPFLNYLTSAITGTESSIPLPLPNIQVGITGKPAFSLNVQIPPGAGDIAPSVAINYTTSANQSIVGRGWSLSGFPKISKNPGMGIHFGSSDGYSSNILGDLISTGNGGVYRTKIESFYKATFDGTSWVLRDTTGSMYVYGGNNANGSNSIIQGDSGPVAFYLDKVRDIFGNGYDITYFAETLNSDEPLPKEIKYSRGNARIVFSYSDRPTGWKDQVFFLTNNAIRKRILSQIQVFAKDESGSEQLVETYDLEYTTSDEYGPLLSSFERENYKPITFKYNERTTNSTVLSSSGKTFDISYKAMDPGVQSNCSETQTACLCSANAACMAASWGLAGVACASGIANFQDVCTNGVTTSYVSPADTNGDGVPEIVRVSGSITNQKFSVTPLSDWENTSDNSLSGSNTLVGSHIGITLIGRILPGDYNADGKTDFLVLTNNGDPLKVYYGPNFSSTTYSSVVAQGLGSTSNILKQFVADVNGDGKTDYIQADSNNNLVVYTSTGSGFQKLQTLAISPFGTEFQQFVDFDKNGVPDYVRINGTTSKDLLVTFLDFQNGALQVLETTKVSRTDFGKSGDQFVSDINGDGYLDFAFFTMSGSQGTISYYPFTGRNFLTNGASPLQTINVNKAYAKQVSGSSSNTTYVNIDLSGDGVKDQVSYDSSSVSNSFFNVSIYDSTQAKYLTAIKVPWNQDVSSDLNGDGVVDTIRADSTTEEQTDSNGVTNTVSITKFKVTIANGSYLEVPIDLNSYSVTSSASGDSTSMGYFNWRNPKDFSDLNMDGKADFIRYDASTSTLYVSYAKLDSNGYITYSANGDDSWSTGGYMMPLDANGDGKPEILGMNANKVNLVNSVSSSAPGILTKASRNFPYESKVELHYIRFDQSLPGGLLTQIKNGSYSSSGDLELNMEYQLLKNHSGAIQPNLYNASYPQFLPFVAADYLVTTVSQKTGDNVLGKISYSFSVARSYLSGFRNSSYIGFQKIIQKNEISNEVSETRYDPSFIEMAGQPTYQLSSKNGIALSESTTSYNKSASFLGGALVLSGNNTQIKYQAGEPINTIVTSNTYDSYGNESSKSININGNTIIETIAYQNDWNTGIIGKPTEIQIKNNGELISNKKISYSNSQMTEIKELVSGNIWRTSGIQSYDEYGNPTVVQESNGNINTVEYDPIVHKYPITITNSLGHVTKKNYDYTTGFLISATNPNGGISKTEFDILGRAVIGYLPGETDWSEKVEYENTGDLENQIIRKKFRKSTGESWQEEISNSVTGVLKKRSSLTDGLVLVEESYLNREGQTIKKIDPYLEGASPISWTTYSYNSEGNLTKSERSDGKVTNIALDGLTSTILITKNETEIGKIVEVKDSLGKVISRTNQGKTIQFQYGSNGKLSQIMDPENGITSIETNLAGKQTKVTNPNSGTTTYTYDNASGKLQEQRNANGSRVVYSYDIIGRPTLVRGISSNGESVDHIYEYDNAEISNGIGRLSKVTDPLGTTEFGYDIRGNQTELKKYLSEEDLTLIIKKAYNLQNQIEQVVYPDGSAAKNIYSAAGYLSGITLTPENGSGSDIVVVQYVGPIFENGNLKFQRLLGNGVTTNVTYDPIEKRPISVQTSKDSEVYESVNYTYDNFGNYIKIDDLKNPTRSQTFIYDNLNRLLSSTGVNGIQEYQYSDSGKLLKKGNLTYSYADSSHKNAVTQVIGDIDTYTYSYDLSGNVINRNGETIEYGPFQKVKSIHTEDQGTISFDYDFTGTRIRKVSPVDGAKTINLGGLYEINLIPGKKPKHTLYFKGAYGDLIGQWTKTDVDLISGTINSNSIAEKAKLAWNNLVWKTGDISLTGIKYILFEKESIIVLLSISLISAFCFSLLHINQGVWNSILKFSAPILILSISNCSVLIPGGNGDPPWEEALIIDANTPGVGDGPGRVFPVEGFIFLHPDHLGSITMATDGNGNRITGGTQAGASHISYEPYGEINRTDSFGPDVFRYKYTGQEEDKETGLYYFKARYYDPLIGRFLQADSVIDGNRPMGMDSYMYTEGNPLRYVDPSGHSMLSAWLSQNGLGMLNFSISLSSFFQNAFYVSSQRWSAFGLSVFNYSLLSLGQGGSAWDKSGQWLDRQAIDPIAHMSTQELIVGGIILAAAIFLAIVVGPEVIAWAGSLVEAYGAGAVLAAQVFASVTFGIAVEMAGAAFAEVLGSLSTSSFNNIHYDKKAGVAMKDIGASAASAGGLYGGLADAAMTTSRNEIIDAGIDSADGTLTSGTVSLPLQYEFEFFNYKFVVSSTVNMDYAVTSQIYYPYMKSIFNSAARDAVLTCWVYNKTAKECSVKK
- a CDS encoding DNA/RNA non-specific endonuclease, coding for MVTNSKRYGKIHIIHREGYTLGHSSKYRMAIWVCEEILSKELLGKAKRGNHFKPDPLLPKGERAELLDYKNSGYDRGHLAAADNYRNDQRLNDESFYLSNVVPQNHSFNAGIWKKLEEQIRSWVKTYNQVIVITIPVYLDDKNQFLTFIEKNNDLTVPNHFFKILVRYENGFPLLLAFLAEHKKVSKISLEELLTTVDLAEEHTQLNFLPNIPYVDESLEAKVGAYWP